A single genomic interval of Puntigrus tetrazona isolate hp1 chromosome 1, ASM1883169v1, whole genome shotgun sequence harbors:
- the mylz3 gene encoding myosin, light polypeptide 3, skeletal muscle — MAGEFSADQIEDFKEAFGLFDRVGDSKVAFNQVADIMRALGQNPTNKDVKKILGDPSADDMANKRLDFEAFLPMLKTVDAIQKGTVDDYVEGLRVFDKEGNGTVMGAELRIVLSTLGEKMTEPEIDSLMQGQEDENGSVHYEAFVKHIMSV, encoded by the exons ATG GCTGGAGAATTCTCTGCTGACCAGATTGAGG ACTTCAAAGAGGCTTTTGGTCTCTTCGACAGAGTTGGTGACAGCAAGGTTGCCTTCAACCAGGTTGCTGACATCATGCGTGCCCTGGGACAGAACCCCACCAACAAGGATGTGAAGAAAATCCTGGGTGACCCATCTGCTGACG ATATGGCCAACAAAAGACTTGACTTTGAAGCTTTCCTGCCCATGCTGAAGACCGTTGACGCCATCCAGAAGGGTACCGTTGATGACTACGTTGAGGGTCTGCGCGTCTTCGACAAAGAGGGCAACGGCACAGTGATGGGCGCTGAGCTGCGCATTGTGCTCTCAACACTGG GTGAGAAGATGACCGAGCCCGAGATCGACTCTCTCATGCAGGGACAGGAGGATGAGAACGGCAGTGTCCACTATGAGG CTTTCGTCAAGCACATCATGTCCGTGTAA
- the LOC122347193 gene encoding PEST proteolytic signal-containing nuclear protein isoform X1: MASAKCCNEGPSKEGGPPGIPRLSAGPEEKGGRVKTKTVSSSTASGDSLRKRSADEIDQEDESKSKPAPSKISKLGFSMIAKKPTPISIKLGANKPKEPTPAAPTKKAGLASVFNEDDDSEPEEMPPEAKMRMKNIGRETPTSAGPNSFNKGKQGFSDHQKLWERKLKAQTDQ, translated from the exons ATGGCGAGTGCGAAGTGCTGCAACGAAGGCCCTTCTAAAGAAGGAG GTCCTCCTGGCATCCCTCGTCTTTCAG CAGGACCGGAAGAGAAGGGAGGCAGAGTGAAAACTAAGACTGTCTCTTCCAGCACGGCATCAGGGGACAGTCTGCGCAAGCGCTCTGCTGATGAGATCGACCAAGAAGATGAGTCTAAAAGCAAGCCAGCAccatctaaaatatctaaactggGGTTTAGCATGATTGCGAAGAAACCTACACCAATCTCTATCAAGCTGGGagcaaat AAACCTAAAGAGCCCACACCTGCCGCACCTACCAAGAAAGCTGGACTTGCATCTGTTTTTAATGAGGACGATGAT agCGAGCCTGAAGAAATGCCACCTGAGGCAAAGATGAGAATGAAGAATATTGGCAG AGAAACGCCCACATCTGCCGGACCCAATTCCTTTAACAAAGGAAAGCAAGGATTCTCAGACCATCAGAAACTTTGGGAGAGGAAGCTTAAAGCACAGACAGATCAGTAA
- the LOC122347193 gene encoding PEST proteolytic signal-containing nuclear protein isoform X2, which produces MASAKCCNEGPSKEGGPPGIPRLSGPEEKGGRVKTKTVSSSTASGDSLRKRSADEIDQEDESKSKPAPSKISKLGFSMIAKKPTPISIKLGANKPKEPTPAAPTKKAGLASVFNEDDDSEPEEMPPEAKMRMKNIGRETPTSAGPNSFNKGKQGFSDHQKLWERKLKAQTDQ; this is translated from the exons ATGGCGAGTGCGAAGTGCTGCAACGAAGGCCCTTCTAAAGAAGGAG GTCCTCCTGGCATCCCTCGTCTTTCAG GACCGGAAGAGAAGGGAGGCAGAGTGAAAACTAAGACTGTCTCTTCCAGCACGGCATCAGGGGACAGTCTGCGCAAGCGCTCTGCTGATGAGATCGACCAAGAAGATGAGTCTAAAAGCAAGCCAGCAccatctaaaatatctaaactggGGTTTAGCATGATTGCGAAGAAACCTACACCAATCTCTATCAAGCTGGGagcaaat AAACCTAAAGAGCCCACACCTGCCGCACCTACCAAGAAAGCTGGACTTGCATCTGTTTTTAATGAGGACGATGAT agCGAGCCTGAAGAAATGCCACCTGAGGCAAAGATGAGAATGAAGAATATTGGCAG AGAAACGCCCACATCTGCCGGACCCAATTCCTTTAACAAAGGAAAGCAAGGATTCTCAGACCATCAGAAACTTTGGGAGAGGAAGCTTAAAGCACAGACAGATCAGTAA
- the LOC122347193 gene encoding PEST proteolytic signal-containing nuclear protein isoform X3, with protein sequence MASAKCCNEGPSKEGAGPEEKGGRVKTKTVSSSTASGDSLRKRSADEIDQEDESKSKPAPSKISKLGFSMIAKKPTPISIKLGANKPKEPTPAAPTKKAGLASVFNEDDDSEPEEMPPEAKMRMKNIGRETPTSAGPNSFNKGKQGFSDHQKLWERKLKAQTDQ encoded by the exons ATGGCGAGTGCGAAGTGCTGCAACGAAGGCCCTTCTAAAGAAGGAG CAGGACCGGAAGAGAAGGGAGGCAGAGTGAAAACTAAGACTGTCTCTTCCAGCACGGCATCAGGGGACAGTCTGCGCAAGCGCTCTGCTGATGAGATCGACCAAGAAGATGAGTCTAAAAGCAAGCCAGCAccatctaaaatatctaaactggGGTTTAGCATGATTGCGAAGAAACCTACACCAATCTCTATCAAGCTGGGagcaaat AAACCTAAAGAGCCCACACCTGCCGCACCTACCAAGAAAGCTGGACTTGCATCTGTTTTTAATGAGGACGATGAT agCGAGCCTGAAGAAATGCCACCTGAGGCAAAGATGAGAATGAAGAATATTGGCAG AGAAACGCCCACATCTGCCGGACCCAATTCCTTTAACAAAGGAAAGCAAGGATTCTCAGACCATCAGAAACTTTGGGAGAGGAAGCTTAAAGCACAGACAGATCAGTAA
- the lancl1 gene encoding glutathione S-transferase LANCL1, which produces MSEQRALKNPYPDYTGPGCAQDLFDMQGNLTQHFASCISSKISELLAVMENGLKNADPRDCTGYTGWAGIALLYLHLHSTFGEPSFLQKALDYVSRSLRSLTQRWVTFLCGDAGPLAVAAVVYHRLQKPHEAEECVNRLLHLHQSVVQGKGRLPDELLYGRVGYLYSLIFINQQFQQEKIPIQYIQQICDAVLASGQNLSIRNKIQEQSPLMYEWYQEEYMGAAHGLSGIYYYLMQPGFVVGEDRVYHLVKPSVNYVCHLKFPSGNYPPCVGDSRDLLVHWCHGSPGVIYMLIQAFKVFGVRQYLEDALHCGEVIWHRGLLKKGYGLCHGAAGNAYGFLALYKITQDPKHLYRACMFADWCMNYGKHGCRTPDTPFSLFEGMAGTIYFLTDLLQPTRAKFPAFEV; this is translated from the exons ATGTCTGAACAACGAGCTTTAAAGAACCCCTATCCAGATTACACCGGGCCTGGATGTGCACAAGATCTGTTTGACATGCAGGGAAAT TTGACCCAGCATTTTGCCAGTTGTATAAGCAGCAAGATCAGTGAGCTTCTGGCGGTCATGGAGAATGGACTGAAGAACGCTGATCCCAGGGACTGCACTGGTTACACTGGCTGGGCAG GCATTGCCCTGCTCTACCTGCACCTCCACAGCACCTTTGGAGAGCCCTCTTTCCTCCAGAAGGCTCTGGACTATGTCAGCCGCAGTCTGAGGAGTCTAACCCAGCGCTGGGTGACCTTCCTGTGTGGGGATGCAGGGCCGCTGGCTGTTGCTGCGGTGGTCTATCATCGACTCCAGAAACCTCatgaggctgaggagtgtgtgAACAG GCTGTTGCATTTGCACCAGTCAGTAGTGCAGGGGAAAGGCAGGCTTCCTGATGAGCTGCTCTATGGCAGAGTGGGTTACCTTTACTCCCTCATCTTCATTAACCAGCAATTTCAACAGGAGAAGATCCCCATTCAGTACATTCAGCAG ATCTGTGATGCAGTGTTGGCTTCAGGACAGAATCTGTCTATCAGGAACAAGATCCAGGAGCAGAGCCCTCTCATGTATGAGTGGTATCAGGAGGAGTATATGGGTGCCGCCCATGGCCTGTCAGGGATCTACTACTACTTGATGCAG CCTGGCTTTGTGGTCGGAGAGGACAGAGTTTACCATCTAGTCAAACCCAGCGTGAACTACGTGTGTCACCTGAAGTTTCCATCAGGCAATTACCCACCTTGTGTCGGAGATTCTCGGGATCTTCTGGTGCACTGGTGTCACGGCTCTCCTGGAGTGATCTACATGTTGATACAGGCCTTTAAG GTGTTTGGCGTGAGGCAGTATCTGGAGGACGCGCTGCACTGTGGGGAGGTGATCTGGCACAGAGGTTTGCTGAAGAAGGGTTACGGCCTCTGTCATGGTGCGGCTGGAAACGCATATGGCTTCCTGGCCCTTTACAAGATCACCCAGGATCCCAAACACCTCTACAGAGCCTGCATG TTTGCAGACTGGTGCATGAATTATGGAAAACATGGCTGCCGGACTCCAGATACACCGTTCTCACTGTTTGAAG GGATGGCAGGCACAATTTATTTCCTGACCGACTTGCTGCAGCCGACTAGAGCCAAGTTCCCGGCTTTTGAGGTGTAA
- the LOC122347193 gene encoding PEST proteolytic signal-containing nuclear protein isoform X4, which yields MASAKCCNEGPSKEGGPEEKGGRVKTKTVSSSTASGDSLRKRSADEIDQEDESKSKPAPSKISKLGFSMIAKKPTPISIKLGANKPKEPTPAAPTKKAGLASVFNEDDDSEPEEMPPEAKMRMKNIGRETPTSAGPNSFNKGKQGFSDHQKLWERKLKAQTDQ from the exons ATGGCGAGTGCGAAGTGCTGCAACGAAGGCCCTTCTAAAGAAGGAG GACCGGAAGAGAAGGGAGGCAGAGTGAAAACTAAGACTGTCTCTTCCAGCACGGCATCAGGGGACAGTCTGCGCAAGCGCTCTGCTGATGAGATCGACCAAGAAGATGAGTCTAAAAGCAAGCCAGCAccatctaaaatatctaaactggGGTTTAGCATGATTGCGAAGAAACCTACACCAATCTCTATCAAGCTGGGagcaaat AAACCTAAAGAGCCCACACCTGCCGCACCTACCAAGAAAGCTGGACTTGCATCTGTTTTTAATGAGGACGATGAT agCGAGCCTGAAGAAATGCCACCTGAGGCAAAGATGAGAATGAAGAATATTGGCAG AGAAACGCCCACATCTGCCGGACCCAATTCCTTTAACAAAGGAAAGCAAGGATTCTCAGACCATCAGAAACTTTGGGAGAGGAAGCTTAAAGCACAGACAGATCAGTAA
- the LOC122342384 gene encoding interferon-induced GTP-binding protein MxB-like produces the protein MKENMVSVGYIKQESVGETVSCFLDYVMPPIFSLPASMIPGNRGTFTQCVVGDNTTKIEAIKQDKESQAESMLRTQFKMELIVYSQDGTYSQSLQHAKDKQEEEEDQFVGIVISTGHDATLREMRLHLESYYMIASKRLADQIPMVIRYLLLQEAASELQRNMLQLLHDREDIDHLLKEDFDMGQKRESLLRRQKRLMKARNLLLTF, from the exons ATGAAGGAGAACATGGTCTCCGTGGGCTACATCAAGCAGGAGAGCGTGGGTGAGACAGTTTCATGCTTCTTGGACTATGTCATGCCTCCCATTTTCAGCCTGCCAGCATCTATGATCCCAGGCAACCGAGGGACCTTCACTCAGTGTGTGGTGGGCGACAACACT aCTAAGATTGAAGCCATCAAGCAGGATAAAGAATCCCAAGCAGAATCTATGCTGAGAACCCAATTCAAGATGGAGCTCATTGTTTACAGTCAAGATGGCACATACAGCCAGAGTCTGCAACATGCAAAGGACAagcaggaagaggaggaagatcAATTTGTGGGTATAGTAATTTCCACAGGTCATGATGCCACTTTGCGTGAGATGAGGTTGCACCTTGAGTCCTATTACATG ATTGCAAGCAAGCGTCTAGCTGACCAGATCCCGATGGTGATCCGCTATCTGCTGCTCCAGGAAGCAGCTTCGGAGCTGCAGAGGAACATGTTGCAGTTACTGCATGATAGAGAAGATATAGACCACCTGCTTAAAGAAGACTTTGACATGGGCCAAAAGCGGGAGAGCTTACTGAGGCGCCAGAAACGTCTGATGAAGGCACGCAACCTCTTGCTTACCTTTTAG
- the mxa gene encoding interferon-induced GTP-binding protein MxA has product MEKMSYTFSQQYEEKIRPCIDTIDNLRSLGVEKDLALPAIAVIGDQSSGKSSVLEALSGVALPRGSGIVTRCPLELKMIRSKDEDKWHGRISYQDIQEDIHDPAEVEKKIREAQDEMAGVGVGISDELISLQITSANVPDLTLIDLPGIARVAVKGQPENIGDQIKRLIRKFVTKQETINLVVVPCNVDIATTEALKMAQEEDTEGERTLGILTKPDLVDKGTEETVVDIVHNEVIHLTKGYMIVRCRGQKEILDQVTLNEATETEKAFFKDHPHFSKLYEEGFATVPKLAEKLTIELVHHIQKSLPRLEQQIETKLAETQKELEAYGNGPPTDPGERLSFLIDKVTAFTHDMFNLTTGEEVKCASDLLVFPELRDEFAKWNNVLHRSGVSFNMKIEKEVDNYEAKYRGRELPGFINYKTFEGLVKEQVKLLEEPALKTLKIVSDVVRKKFIQLAQCSFIGFPNLLKIAKTKIEAIKQDKESQAESMLRTQFKMELIVYSQDGTYSQSLQHAKDKQEENEKLASKTKKNSVVILDVGTDNHATLREMRLHLESYYMIASKRLADQIPMVIRYLLLQEATLELQRNMLQLLHDKDGIDNLLKEDFDIGLKRESLLSRQKRLMKARSLLVTF; this is encoded by the exons ATGGAGAAGATGAGTTACACGTTCAGTCAGCAATATGAGGAAAAAATCCGTCCTTGCATCGACACCATCGACAATCTACGGTCTCTGGGAGTCGAAAAGGACCTGGCGCTGCCTGCCATCGCCGTCATTGGAGACCAAAGCTCGGGGAAGAGTTCAGTTCTCGAGGCGCTGTCTGGAGTGGCGTTACCCAGGGGTAGTG GAATTGTTACAAGATGTCCTCTTGAGCTCAAGATGATAAGAAGTAAAGATGAAGACAAATGGCATGGGAGAATCAGCTACCAGGACATACAGGAAGATATTCATGATCCAGCAGAAGTGGAGAAAAAGATCCGTGAAG CTCAGGATGAGATGGCTGGAGTAGGTGTTGGTATTAGTGATGAACTCATCAGTCTGCAGATCACCTCTGCCAATGTCCCTGACCTCACTCTCATTGACCTCCCTGGTATCGCACGAGTGGCTGTCAAGGGGCAACCGGAGAATATTGGGGATCAG attaAGAGACTGATCAGGAAGTTCGTTACAAAGCAAGAAACGATTAACCTGGTCGTGGTGCCATGCAATGTTGACATCGCAACCACAGAAGCGTTAAAGATGGCTCAGGAGGAGGACACTGAAGGCGAAAGAACATTAG GTATCTTAACAAAGCCGGATCTGGTGGACAAGGGCACCGAAGAGACAGTTGTAGACATTGTGCACAATGAGGTCATTCACCTTACTAAAGGTTACATGATTGTGAGGTGCAGAGGACAAAAAGAGATTTTAGATCAAGTCACTCTCAATGAGGCCACAGAAACAGAGAAGGCCTTCTTCAAAGATCATCCTCATTTTAG cAAACTTTATGAAGAAGGTTTTGCCACTGTTCCCAAGTTGGCTGAGAAACTAACAATTGAGTTGGTTCATCACATTCAG AAATCCCTGCCACGTTTAGAACAACAAATCGAGACAAAACTTGCTGAAACACAGAAGGAACTGGAGGCATACGGCAACGGACCCCCAACAGATCCTGGAGAAAGACTGAGTTTTCTCATTGAT AAAGTTACAGCTTTCACTCATGATATGTTCAACCTGACCACTGGGGAGGAAGTTAAATGTGCTTCAGATCTACTAGTTTTTCCAGAACTTCGGGATGAATTTGCAAAATGGAACAACGTCTTGCATCGTTCTGGAGTTTCCT TCAACATGAAGATTGAAAAAGAAGTGGATAACTATGAAGCCAAGTATCGAGGAAGAGAGCTTCCAGGATTCATCAATTACAAGACCTTTGAGGGGCTTGTCAAGGAACAGGTCAAGCTGTTGGAGGAACCTGCATTGAAGACACTGAAGATTGTCTCTg ATGTGGTTAGAAAGAAGTTCATCCAGTTGGCCCAGTGCAGTTTCATTGGTTTCCCTAATCTTCTAAAAATAGCAAAG ACTAAGATTGAAGCCATCAAGCAGGATAAAGAATCCCAAGCAGAATCTATGCTGAGAACCCAATTCAAGATGGAGCTCATTGTTTACAGTCAAGATGGCACATACAGCCAGAGTCTGCAACATGCAAAGGACAAGcaggaagaaaatgaaaagttagcttcaaaaactaaaaagaataGTGTTGTGATTTTAGACGTTGGTACAGATAATCATGCCACTTTGCGTGAGATGAGGTTGCACCTTGAGTCCTATTACATG ATTGCAAGCAAGCGTCTAGCTGACCAGATCCCGATGGTGATCCGCTATCTGCTGCTCCAGGAAGCAACTTTGGAGCTGCAGAGGAACATGTTGCAGTTACTGCATGATAAAGATGGCATAGACAACTTGCTTAAAGAGGACTTTGATATTGGCCTAAAGCGTGAGAGCTTACTGAGTCGCCAGAAACGTCTGATGAAGGCACGCAGCCTCTTGGTTACCTTTTAG